The following coding sequences lie in one Arachis ipaensis cultivar K30076 chromosome B05, Araip1.1, whole genome shotgun sequence genomic window:
- the LOC107641163 gene encoding uncharacterized protein LOC107641163: protein MTVKMPRSRVQIKTLPVYRESEEVDGTHLYGKYKGVLLVAVAQDGNQNIVPIAFAIVEGEMADAWEFFLTNLQRYVVTIDAVGIISDRYTSIDAAIARSNGKWSPPRAWHMYCIRHIGSNFLRRFKSPYLHKLMVNTGYSRMEQEYNKNYQRLKERGEAYTQWCDEIGVERWVLAFDGGHHWGHMTTNLSTEAHERLRNGFTYSKFATKRVEESFRRAGNIVVNRFDRRNEMFEVERLPCRHVLACCANQRLDWQVYVHDAYKMSEICKVYRGEFVPMGDPSTWDRYEGAKVIANWTLRGTTKERPKSTRYLNEMDSRDMRGPRRCTICGREGHSRSRCPQRAGPSSIGGH from the exons ATGACGGTGAAGATGCCAAGGTCTCGTGTTCAAATTAAAACGCTCCCCGTTTACCGTGAGAGTGAGGAG GTTGATGGCACGCACCTGTACGGAAAATATAAAGGTGTACTTCTGGTAGCTGTTGCACAAGATGGGAATCAAAACATTGTGCCTATTGCATTTGCGATAGTCGAGGGCGAGATGGCAGACGCATGGGAGTTTTTCCTAACCAATTTGCAGAGATATGTTGTTACCATTGATGCTGTGGGCATTATTTCTGACCGCTATACCTCTATCGACGCTGCAATAGCTCGCAGTAATGGTAAATGGTCACCACCAAGGGCGTGGCACATGTACTGCATCAGGCACATCGGGTCCAACTTCTTGAGGAGGTTCAAGTCTCCATATTTGCATAAACTCATGGTGAACACAG GCTATTCTAGGATGGAGCAAGAGTACAACAAGAACTACCAAAGGCTTAAAGAGCGGGGTGAGGCATATACTCAATGGTGCGATGAGATCGGTGTTGAGAGATGGGTGTTGGCATTCGATGGTGGTCATCATTGGGGACATATGACGACAAACTTG AGTACCGAGGCTCATGAGCGTCTCCGCAACGGATTTACGTATTCAAAATTTGCAACGAAGAGAGTGGAAGAAAGCTTTCGACGTGCAGGAAACATTGTGGTCAACCGGTTCGACAGGCGCAACGAGATGTTTGAG GTCGAGCGACTTCCATGTCGCCACGTGCTTGCATGTTGTGCTAACCAGCGTCTTGATTGGCAAGTGTACGTGCATGATGCATACAAGATGTCTGAAATTTGCAAGGTGTACAGAGGCGAATTTGTTCCGATGGGTGACCCATCTACGTGGGATAGATACGAAGGagcgaaggtgatcgccaactggACATTGAGGGGCACGACAAAAGAAAGACCGAAATCAACCCGctacttgaatgagatggattcgCGGGATATGCGTGGTCCTCGCCGGTGTACTATATGTGGACGCGAGGGACATAGCCGCAGCAGATGTCCTCAGCGCGCAGGTCCAAGCTCCATTGGAGGTCATTAG